The Roseovarius sp. EL26 genome has a window encoding:
- a CDS encoding murein L,D-transpeptidase family protein, with protein MIRRLIRAIIYATACGLIVLLALIGWQHYAPRPPASPLVPLTGQIDRIEVDKSDRLLTVFRDDVALRSYDIALGFTPDGDKFREGDGKTPEGTFTINRRNPESAFHLSLGIDYPQAEDRALAQAAGVSPGGDIFIHGQPNKLKDLIKRPGDWTAGCIAVTNAQIEEIWRVTPNGTTVVIRP; from the coding sequence ATGATCCGTCGGTTGATCAGGGCAATCATCTATGCCACTGCATGTGGTTTGATTGTCCTGCTCGCCCTGATTGGGTGGCAACACTATGCACCGCGCCCACCCGCGTCCCCATTGGTACCGCTCACCGGCCAAATCGACCGTATTGAAGTTGATAAATCTGACCGCCTGCTCACGGTCTTTCGTGACGATGTGGCCTTACGCAGCTATGATATCGCTCTTGGCTTTACCCCCGATGGCGATAAATTTCGCGAAGGCGACGGTAAGACCCCCGAGGGCACCTTCACCATAAATCGCCGCAACCCCGAGAGTGCCTTTCACCTGTCATTGGGCATTGATTATCCACAGGCCGAAGATCGTGCCCTCGCACAAGCCGCGGGCGTATCACCGGGCGGAGATATTTTCATCCACGGTCAGCCGAACAAATTAAAAGACCTGATTAAACGGCCCGGCGATTGGACCGCTGGCTGCATCGCCGTTACAAATGCGCAAATCGAAGAGATCTGGCGCGTCACCCCAAATGGCACAACTGTTGTGATCCGCCCTTAG
- the cobM gene encoding precorrin-4 C(11)-methyltransferase produces MTVYFIGAGPGDPELLTKKAERIIGECPVCLYAGSLVPAEVVACAPEGAKVMDTAPMTLNDTHAEIKAAHDRGENVARVHSGDPSLYGAIAEQIRRLRADGIDYQIIPGVPAYAAMAAEMKQELTIPEIAQSIVLTRMSMQSTSMPEGETLENFARTGATLAIHLAVRNMREIERVLVPYYGADCPVVVGYRVGWPDQMLIRGTLSDIRKKVRSEKITRTALIMVGPALREAQDFKDSALYDPAIPHVLRPVTGIDLVEDHNT; encoded by the coding sequence ATGACAGTTTATTTTATTGGTGCAGGTCCGGGCGATCCGGAGCTTTTGACAAAAAAGGCAGAGCGGATCATCGGCGAATGTCCGGTGTGTCTCTATGCAGGATCACTGGTTCCGGCCGAGGTGGTGGCTTGTGCGCCTGAAGGCGCAAAGGTAATGGATACGGCGCCTATGACGCTGAATGATACGCATGCCGAAATCAAAGCCGCGCATGACCGTGGCGAGAACGTTGCGCGGGTACATTCCGGTGATCCGTCGCTTTATGGCGCAATTGCCGAACAGATCCGCCGCTTGCGTGCTGATGGTATCGATTATCAGATCATCCCGGGCGTGCCTGCCTATGCGGCAATGGCGGCGGAGATGAAGCAAGAACTGACCATTCCCGAGATCGCGCAATCGATCGTGCTAACCCGGATGTCGATGCAATCCACATCGATGCCAGAAGGCGAAACGTTGGAAAACTTTGCCCGCACCGGCGCGACGCTGGCGATCCACTTGGCAGTGCGCAATATGCGTGAGATCGAACGGGTTCTGGTGCCGTATTATGGGGCAGATTGCCCGGTTGTGGTGGGCTACCGTGTGGGCTGGCCAGATCAGATGCTGATCCGTGGAACGTTGAGTGATATCCGTAAAAAAGTGAGATCAGAAAAGATCACCAGAACGGCATTGATTATGGTTGGGCCTGCCCTACGAGAGGCGCAGGATTTTAAGGATTCCGCGCTTTATGATCCGGCCATTCCGCATGTCTTGCGCCCGGTGACCGGGATTGATTTGGTGGAAGACCACAATACCTGA
- the cobJ gene encoding precorrin-3B C(17)-methyltransferase, translating into MAVNPVSPVVLALSRSGEDVAHKVAALIGAPVHGREGRVEKADAFFANALDHARDLFAAGVPVIGVCASGILIRAVAPMLSDKRAEPPVVSVSDDGSVVVPLLGGHRGANRLSSEIAKGLEAVAAVTTAGDVAMGVALDEPPVGYRLANPEDAKGAMVAMLSGGGVSVSGENIFDIDNSGEAVELCVTETPAETGETRLVYHPQRFALGLGCARGCDSDELWTLVQDTLKANGIAAGAIAYVASIDLKADEVAMNDVARRLGVPFRLFSAAELEAQAGKLANPSEVVFAEVGCHGVSEGAALTCGGALVVEKQKTANATCALARCEQVVTEMPGRARGRLSVVGIGPGQAAWRTPEVSKLVSEAEELVGYGLYIDLLGPLAVGKERSDFPLGGEEARCRYALEQAAKGKNVSLVCSGDAGIYAMGALVFELLDRGEDEHGVSDAAHRIEVVCSPGVSALQGAAARAGAPLGHDFCTISLSDLLTPRDDIIRRLHAAAEGDFVIAFYNPVSKTRRTLLAEARDILLQHRPADTPVMLASSLGRPEEYIRYRRLDELEVDEVDMLTVVLIGSSNSRLAQLGEGPRMFTPRGYARKIDGDLAQQA; encoded by the coding sequence ATGGCTGTAAACCCTGTATCCCCAGTGGTTCTGGCGCTGTCGCGCTCAGGTGAAGATGTTGCGCACAAGGTTGCCGCCCTGATCGGTGCGCCGGTGCATGGGCGTGAAGGACGTGTGGAAAAAGCGGATGCGTTTTTTGCCAATGCGCTGGATCATGCGCGCGATCTGTTTGCTGCGGGTGTGCCGGTGATTGGCGTTTGCGCCAGCGGTATCTTGATCCGTGCTGTCGCACCGATGTTGTCGGACAAACGCGCCGAGCCGCCGGTTGTTTCAGTGAGCGATGATGGATCAGTTGTTGTGCCATTGCTGGGCGGCCATCGCGGTGCGAACCGTTTGTCGTCGGAAATTGCCAAGGGTCTGGAAGCTGTTGCAGCTGTGACCACTGCCGGGGATGTTGCCATGGGCGTGGCTTTGGATGAACCACCGGTAGGCTATCGTCTGGCTAACCCGGAAGATGCCAAGGGTGCGATGGTGGCGATGTTGTCAGGCGGCGGTGTTTCGGTGTCTGGTGAAAACATCTTTGACATTGATAATAGCGGTGAGGCGGTTGAGCTTTGCGTGACAGAAACGCCTGCTGAAACAGGTGAAACGCGTCTGGTCTATCATCCGCAGCGCTTTGCATTGGGCTTGGGCTGTGCGCGCGGATGTGACAGCGATGAGCTTTGGACACTTGTGCAGGACACGTTGAAGGCAAATGGGATTGCGGCAGGGGCAATCGCCTATGTGGCCTCAATCGACCTGAAAGCCGACGAAGTGGCGATGAACGACGTGGCACGACGTTTGGGCGTGCCGTTCCGCTTGTTTAGCGCTGCAGAGCTGGAAGCGCAGGCTGGCAAACTGGCCAATCCATCCGAGGTGGTTTTTGCTGAAGTGGGCTGCCATGGCGTTTCGGAAGGGGCGGCGTTGACCTGTGGCGGAGCCTTGGTGGTTGAGAAACAAAAGACAGCTAACGCGACTTGTGCGCTTGCACGTTGTGAGCAGGTGGTCACCGAAATGCCGGGGCGGGCACGTGGACGGTTAAGCGTTGTGGGCATTGGGCCCGGTCAAGCAGCCTGGCGCACGCCAGAGGTGTCAAAGCTGGTTTCGGAAGCCGAAGAGCTGGTGGGTTACGGTCTGTATATCGATCTTCTTGGACCACTGGCAGTTGGCAAAGAACGCTCAGATTTTCCGCTGGGCGGGGAAGAGGCACGTTGTCGTTATGCGTTGGAGCAGGCGGCAAAAGGCAAGAATGTATCGTTGGTTTGTTCGGGTGATGCGGGCATCTATGCCATGGGAGCATTGGTTTTTGAACTATTGGACCGTGGTGAAGATGAACATGGTGTGTCTGATGCGGCGCACCGGATTGAAGTTGTGTGCTCGCCCGGCGTATCGGCCCTGCAGGGGGCAGCGGCGCGGGCCGGGGCACCTCTGGGACATGATTTCTGCACCATCAGCCTTTCAGACCTGTTGACGCCTCGTGATGACATTATTCGCCGTCTACACGCGGCGGCTGAGGGGGATTTTGTGATCGCCTTCTACAACCCCGTGTCCAAAACCCGCCGGACATTGTTGGCAGAAGCACGTGATATCTTGCTGCAGCACCGCCCAGCAGACACGCCGGTGATGCTAGCCAGCTCGTTGGGACGGCCAGAAGAATATATCCGCTACCGCCGGTTGGATGAATTGGAAGTGGATGAGGTGGACATGCTGACCGTGGTGCTGATCGGTTCCTCGAATTCACGTTTGGCACAACTGGGCGAGGGGCCACGGATGTTCACGCCGCGGGGCTATGCCCGCAAGATTGACGGTGATTTGGCACAACAGGCGTGA
- the cobI gene encoding precorrin-2 C(20)-methyltransferase yields the protein MTGKLYGVGLGPGDPDLMTLRAHRLISGAGVVAYPALTGSDSFARAIAADVIAADAREIVMDVPMTVERAPAQEAYDKGADEIAAALDAGQDVICLCEGDPFFYGSFMYLFARLSDQYEVEVVPGVTSITTCAARAGMPLVARNERLTVLPGPLPEDELRARIEGAESVAIMKVGRHLAKIRNVIENLGFVDKAMYVERASLPEEVVLPLREAPEKAPYFSMILLTKGADPWL from the coding sequence ATAACTGGTAAACTTTATGGCGTGGGCCTTGGGCCGGGTGATCCGGATTTGATGACGCTGCGCGCGCACCGGTTGATTTCTGGTGCGGGAGTTGTAGCTTATCCGGCGTTGACCGGGTCCGATAGCTTTGCCCGGGCGATTGCTGCGGATGTCATTGCTGCGGATGCACGTGAGATCGTCATGGACGTGCCGATGACAGTGGAACGCGCGCCAGCGCAAGAAGCCTATGACAAAGGTGCAGATGAAATTGCAGCCGCGCTAGACGCTGGGCAAGATGTGATTTGCCTGTGTGAGGGTGATCCGTTTTTCTATGGTTCGTTCATGTATCTGTTTGCCCGCTTATCAGATCAGTATGAGGTTGAGGTTGTTCCGGGTGTAACTTCAATCACCACCTGTGCGGCACGGGCAGGGATGCCTTTGGTGGCGCGCAATGAACGTCTAACTGTCTTGCCCGGACCTTTGCCTGAAGATGAATTGCGCGCGCGCATCGAAGGTGCGGAAAGCGTGGCGATCATGAAGGTTGGCCGCCACTTGGCGAAGATTCGTAACGTGATCGAAAATCTCGGTTTCGTTGATAAAGCGATGTATGTGGAGCGCGCGAGCTTGCCAGAAGAGGTGGTTCTGCCGCTTAGAGAGGCGCCAGAAAAGGCGCCGTATTTTTCGATGATTTTGCTAACAAAAGGGGCCGATCCATGGCTGTAA
- the cbiE gene encoding precorrin-6y C5,15-methyltransferase (decarboxylating) subunit CbiE, whose product MSEAWLHIVGIGEDGMDGLVPATRAVVEAAEVIVGGDRHHKLSDNTTAERVAWPSPFDALIDLLADKRGKRVVVLATGDPLWFSVGARIGREIAPNEIVYHPQLSAFQLASARMGWSMADLETLTVHGRPVEQMIAFIQPDVRLLILTTGAETPGQIAQFLSERGFGQSKMTVLAAMGGKDELRFDGVADSWDHAVPAFNTLAVECVADPGAALLPRVPGLADELFQHDGTMTKQEVRAATLAKLMPMRGALLWDVGTGCGSIAVEWMRAARYARAIGIEPRADRRAMAAANALALGAPKLQLVEGRVPEALTNLDAPDAVFIGGGLSRETFEAAWSALRPLGRMVCNAVTLESEALLLKLHKEHGGQLVKLSVNRAEPIGALTGWRPLMPVTQWSLIKR is encoded by the coding sequence ATGAGCGAAGCCTGGTTGCACATCGTCGGCATTGGCGAAGACGGGATGGACGGGTTGGTCCCCGCCACCCGAGCGGTTGTTGAGGCGGCCGAGGTGATTGTCGGTGGTGACCGGCATCACAAGCTCTCGGACAACACCACAGCAGAGCGAGTTGCATGGCCATCACCGTTTGATGCGCTGATTGATCTGCTGGCGGACAAGCGTGGCAAGCGCGTGGTGGTTCTGGCCACCGGCGATCCGCTATGGTTTTCCGTCGGTGCCCGGATCGGGCGTGAAATCGCTCCAAATGAGATTGTCTATCACCCACAATTGTCGGCGTTCCAATTGGCCTCGGCGCGCATGGGCTGGTCAATGGCTGATCTGGAAACCCTAACGGTGCACGGTCGCCCAGTTGAACAGATGATCGCCTTTATCCAGCCGGATGTGCGATTGCTGATCCTGACAACTGGGGCCGAGACACCGGGGCAGATTGCGCAATTTCTGTCTGAGCGCGGCTTTGGTCAGTCAAAAATGACAGTGCTTGCCGCTATGGGGGGCAAGGATGAGCTACGCTTTGATGGCGTGGCGGACAGTTGGGATCACGCTGTGCCAGCGTTCAATACCCTGGCGGTCGAATGTGTCGCAGACCCTGGCGCGGCGTTGTTGCCAAGGGTGCCGGGGTTGGCGGATGAGCTGTTTCAGCACGATGGCACCATGACCAAACAGGAAGTGCGCGCAGCGACCTTGGCCAAGCTGATGCCAATGCGCGGTGCACTTTTGTGGGATGTGGGCACAGGCTGCGGATCGATTGCTGTCGAATGGATGCGCGCGGCGCGCTATGCCCGTGCGATTGGAATTGAACCACGTGCCGACCGCCGTGCGATGGCAGCAGCCAATGCGCTGGCACTGGGTGCACCGAAGTTGCAACTGGTGGAAGGCCGTGTGCCGGAAGCGTTGACCAATTTGGATGCGCCGGATGCTGTGTTTATCGGTGGTGGTCTGAGTCGTGAGACATTTGAGGCCGCTTGGAGTGCTTTGCGTCCATTGGGGCGGATGGTCTGCAATGCAGTGACGCTGGAAAGTGAGGCGCTGCTGTTGAAATTGCACAAAGAACATGGTGGGCAGCTGGTCAAGCTGAGTGTCAATCGGGCCGAACCAATTGGTGCGCTGACCGGATGGCGGCCGTTGATGCCGGTGACACAGTGGAGCCTGATCAAACGATGA
- a CDS encoding precorrin-8X methylmutase, whose protein sequence is MRPYEKDPSAIYAESFATVRREARLERFGPGLESLAIRLIHACGMVEVADRLDFSLDVYESGHAALQSGAPVLCDCEMVGAGIIRRYLPADNQVIVTLNDPSVPGRAKDIGNTRSAAAVELWAEHLEGAVVAIGNAPTALFHLLELLDQGAPKPAAILGFPVGFVGAAESKAELAARPRGCEFVALRGRRGGSAIASAAVNALAAGLPEIAK, encoded by the coding sequence ATGCGCCCTTATGAAAAAGATCCCTCGGCCATCTACGCCGAGAGCTTTGCCACCGTGCGCCGCGAGGCGCGGTTGGAACGTTTTGGTCCGGGGTTGGAATCGCTGGCGATTCGCTTGATCCATGCCTGTGGTATGGTTGAGGTGGCTGATAGGTTGGACTTCTCGCTTGATGTCTACGAATCTGGTCATGCAGCTTTGCAATCCGGCGCGCCGGTGTTGTGTGATTGCGAAATGGTCGGTGCGGGGATCATTCGCCGGTACTTGCCTGCGGACAATCAGGTGATCGTAACATTGAATGACCCATCTGTGCCGGGGCGCGCCAAAGACATTGGTAATACCCGATCTGCTGCTGCGGTTGAGCTGTGGGCCGAGCATCTTGAAGGGGCCGTGGTGGCAATTGGAAATGCGCCAACAGCCCTTTTCCACCTGTTGGAGTTGTTGGATCAAGGTGCGCCGAAGCCGGCGGCTATCTTGGGATTCCCAGTGGGTTTTGTCGGCGCGGCTGAATCCAAGGCTGAGCTGGCGGCGCGACCACGTGGATGTGAATTTGTCGCCCTGCGCGGACGACGCGGCGGGTCGGCAATTGCCTCTGCTGCGGTAAATGCCTTGGCTGCAGGCCTGCCGGAGATTGCCAAATGA
- a CDS encoding sirohydrochlorin chelatase: protein MTKTGVMICGHGSRSQSAVDEFATLAEKLPPYLPADWEMEYGYLEFANPVIRDGLNKLRDKGCERILAVPGMLFAAMHSKNDIPTVLNTYSTKHGVDISYGRELGVDPKMIAAAGGRIKEAIDAANAEQGEVSLHDTCLVVIGRGASDPDANGNVSKIARLLQEGMGFGWCEVGYSGVTFPLVEPCLQHVVKLGYKRVVVFPYFLFSGILIDRIYGFTDQVAAENPDIVFVKAGYLGDHPKVLETFAERITEQVGTVPPPNCGTCQYRTQVLAIEGQGELTITPEQRAAIAAENGAGHPAFGDVPPPTCVMCKYRTQVLGFEAEVGAVQESHHHHVEGQGASAPGSNVEDCSHCDTFCTGMCRLLMGGHHHHHDHDHDHDHHDHGHSHDHHHHDHDHGHHHDHDHHHAEYPHADHPHGPESARKAKV from the coding sequence ATGACAAAGACAGGTGTGATGATTTGCGGGCATGGCTCGCGGAGCCAGTCGGCGGTTGATGAATTCGCCACGCTAGCTGAAAAACTCCCCCCCTATCTGCCCGCTGATTGGGAAATGGAATACGGCTATCTCGAATTCGCCAACCCGGTGATCCGTGATGGGTTGAACAAGCTGCGCGACAAGGGGTGCGAGCGTATTCTGGCTGTGCCGGGCATGTTGTTTGCCGCGATGCATTCAAAGAATGATATCCCAACGGTTCTGAATACATATTCAACCAAACATGGCGTTGATATTTCTTACGGGCGTGAGCTGGGCGTGGATCCTAAGATGATTGCGGCCGCAGGTGGTCGCATTAAGGAAGCGATTGATGCGGCCAATGCGGAGCAGGGCGAGGTGTCTTTGCATGACACTTGCCTAGTGGTCATTGGGCGTGGCGCATCGGATCCTGACGCCAATGGCAACGTATCCAAGATTGCGCGTCTGCTGCAAGAAGGCATGGGTTTTGGTTGGTGCGAAGTTGGCTATTCCGGCGTAACTTTCCCACTGGTCGAACCGTGCCTGCAGCACGTGGTCAAACTGGGCTATAAACGCGTTGTTGTTTTCCCGTATTTCCTCTTCTCAGGCATCTTGATTGACCGAATTTACGGCTTTACTGATCAGGTTGCGGCTGAAAACCCTGACATTGTTTTTGTTAAGGCGGGTTACCTCGGCGACCACCCCAAAGTCCTTGAGACATTCGCTGAACGGATCACCGAACAGGTTGGCACGGTGCCGCCGCCCAACTGTGGTACCTGCCAATACCGCACACAGGTTCTGGCGATCGAAGGTCAGGGCGAGCTTACAATCACGCCTGAACAACGCGCCGCGATTGCGGCAGAAAATGGCGCGGGGCATCCGGCCTTTGGCGATGTTCCACCACCCACTTGCGTCATGTGCAAATACCGCACGCAGGTTCTGGGTTTTGAAGCCGAAGTTGGTGCGGTGCAGGAAAGTCACCACCACCATGTTGAGGGCCAGGGCGCTTCTGCCCCTGGCTCAAATGTCGAAGACTGCAGCCATTGTGATACCTTCTGTACCGGCATGTGCCGTTTGTTGATGGGCGGGCACCACCACCATCACGACCATGATCATGACCATGACCACCACGATCACGGGCACAGTCATGATCATCATCACCACGATCATGACCACGGGCATCATCATGACCATGATCACCACCATGCTGAATACCCGCACGCCGATCACCCGCACGGGCCGGAAAGCGCACGTAAGGCAAAGGTGTGA
- a CDS encoding DUF6732 family protein, translated as MKYAMIIPALLAGTMAQAHVGHLGEVAGHGHWLGAAAIGAAIAIGLWAGLRGKSDKAEEVETEEVTDEDLQEA; from the coding sequence ATGAAGTACGCAATGATTATTCCGGCCCTGCTGGCCGGTACGATGGCTCAGGCCCATGTTGGGCACCTGGGCGAAGTGGCCGGCCATGGCCACTGGCTGGGCGCTGCTGCGATTGGCGCAGCAATCGCCATCGGTCTTTGGGCGGGGTTGCGCGGCAAGTCGGACAAGGCGGAAGAAGTAGAAACCGAAGAGGTCACTGACGAAGACCTGCAAGAGGCTTGA
- a CDS encoding DMT family transporter: protein MTPAIICTVLAAALLHAVWNAMVKGSGDKTVMLGLIALGHVVPGVAMLALFPAPSVAAVPYIVASTVIHWGYYYFLSTAYRFGDLSFVYPIARGLTPVMIALGATVWADEHLPLTAWGGIVIVSLGIITLVIKRGGFSGPALMAALITSLTIAAYSIVDGIGIRLSGSPFGYIAWIFSAEVCVFAFIVLRFHKRMSQLTRRIGLIGICGGVLSGAAYGLVLYAKTFAPLGLVSALRETSVVFAAMIGVFWFHEGPGFRRVIAAIIVSIGIIVITLV from the coding sequence GTGACACCCGCAATCATCTGCACTGTGCTGGCAGCGGCTTTGCTGCACGCGGTGTGGAATGCAATGGTCAAAGGCTCAGGTGACAAAACTGTCATGCTGGGCCTGATTGCTTTGGGACATGTTGTGCCTGGTGTGGCGATGCTGGCCCTGTTTCCGGCCCCGTCCGTTGCAGCGGTGCCCTATATTGTTGCCTCAACGGTCATTCACTGGGGTTATTACTATTTCTTAAGCACAGCCTATCGATTTGGCGATCTGTCGTTTGTCTATCCCATTGCCCGTGGCCTGACGCCGGTAATGATTGCATTGGGTGCAACGGTTTGGGCGGATGAACATTTGCCGCTGACGGCATGGGGTGGCATTGTGATCGTGTCACTTGGGATCATTACTTTGGTGATAAAACGTGGTGGATTTTCCGGTCCCGCACTAATGGCTGCACTGATCACATCGCTGACAATTGCGGCCTATTCCATTGTGGATGGTATCGGAATTCGCCTGTCTGGCAGCCCATTTGGATACATCGCTTGGATTTTCAGTGCCGAAGTATGTGTCTTTGCGTTCATTGTCTTGCGGTTTCATAAACGAATGAGCCAGCTGACACGCCGGATCGGCCTTATTGGGATCTGCGGCGGAGTGTTGTCCGGCGCGGCCTATGGTCTGGTGCTCTATGCCAAAACCTTCGCGCCCCTTGGGCTGGTCTCTGCTCTGCGTGAAACATCGGTCGTGTTTGCTGCGATGATTGGGGTCTTCTGGTTTCATGAAGGGCCGGGGTTTCGGCGTGTGATTGCAGCTATAATCGTGAGTATTGGCATCATCGTGATTACATTGGTCTGA
- a CDS encoding aspartate aminotransferase family protein, which translates to MSTHTEGESNTSAARASWAAREEDSATKALLKRDADTFLHQALSSPCVSTIAKAEGIWIEDTAGRKFMDFHGNSVHHIGYGHPRLVAAIKAQLDDLPFAPRRFTNEPAVALAEKLAQIAPGDLNKTLFTTGGSDANEVALKIARAATGRFKTVSFWDAFHGAGFGAASVGGEATFRSHIAGPLLPGAEHVAPFACYRCPYNHAGPDVCGLACAKMVEFALEREGDVAAVIAEPMRAVPYVPPAGFWKAVREACNRHGALLIMDEIPTGLGKTGQMFAFEHDEIIPDIVTLGKALGGGILPIAACVAREGLDVCGDFAIGHYTHEKNPVTARAALTTIEIIEDEELVERSAELGAYAMERLQNQLGHLPIVGDIRGRGLMFGIEIVEDQAAKTPGNERAERIYYACLEAGLSFKISQGCVLTLSPPLTIARADLDRALSIVENTILAEAA; encoded by the coding sequence ATGTCCACCCATACCGAAGGCGAATCCAATACTTCAGCCGCGCGTGCCAGTTGGGCCGCCCGAGAGGAGGATTCAGCCACCAAGGCGCTATTGAAGCGGGATGCCGATACGTTCTTACATCAGGCATTATCGTCACCCTGCGTGTCGACCATCGCCAAGGCCGAAGGCATCTGGATCGAAGACACCGCCGGGCGCAAATTTATGGATTTCCACGGCAATTCTGTCCATCACATTGGCTATGGTCACCCACGTCTTGTTGCCGCGATTAAGGCTCAGTTAGATGATCTGCCGTTTGCGCCACGACGTTTCACCAATGAGCCAGCTGTGGCACTGGCCGAAAAGCTGGCGCAGATTGCGCCCGGTGATTTGAACAAAACCTTATTCACCACAGGGGGGTCGGACGCCAATGAGGTGGCGTTAAAGATTGCGCGTGCAGCGACGGGTCGGTTCAAAACTGTCAGCTTCTGGGACGCCTTTCATGGGGCCGGATTTGGCGCGGCATCCGTTGGCGGGGAGGCCACCTTTCGTAGCCACATCGCCGGGCCGCTTCTGCCGGGGGCGGAACATGTGGCGCCGTTTGCCTGTTATCGCTGCCCGTACAATCACGCAGGCCCTGATGTCTGTGGTTTGGCTTGTGCCAAGATGGTGGAGTTTGCATTGGAACGCGAAGGCGATGTGGCGGCTGTCATTGCAGAGCCGATGCGCGCCGTTCCCTATGTACCGCCTGCGGGGTTTTGGAAAGCCGTGCGCGAGGCTTGTAACCGTCATGGCGCCCTGCTGATTATGGATGAAATTCCCACCGGGTTGGGTAAGACAGGTCAGATGTTTGCCTTTGAGCATGATGAGATAATCCCCGATATTGTCACCTTGGGCAAAGCGTTGGGCGGGGGCATCTTGCCGATTGCCGCCTGTGTGGCGCGAGAGGGTCTGGATGTCTGTGGAGATTTTGCCATCGGGCATTATACGCACGAAAAGAACCCGGTGACCGCACGCGCGGCTTTGACCACGATTGAGATTATCGAAGACGAAGAGTTGGTAGAACGTTCCGCAGAACTTGGCGCCTATGCGATGGAGCGGTTGCAAAATCAGCTGGGCCATCTACCAATTGTCGGTGACATCCGGGGGCGGGGGCTGATGTTTGGGATTGAGATTGTCGAAGATCAAGCCGCGAAAACACCGGGTAATGAGCGTGCCGAGCGTATTTATTACGCCTGTCTAGAGGCTGGGCTGAGTTTTAAGATCAGCCAAGGCTGCGTTTTGACATTGTCTCCGCCGCTGACCATTGCGCGCGCGGATCTGGATCGCGCATTAAGCATTGTTGAAAATACCATTCTGGCTGAGGCGGCGTGA